From a region of the Dermatophagoides farinae isolate YC_2012a chromosome 3, ASM2471394v1, whole genome shotgun sequence genome:
- the LOC124494576 gene encoding uncharacterized protein LOC124494576 yields the protein MSSTEGTLTPTAANNDDDDRSLSSKHLDIIAIDLSELESQSMAKICPDETNLEQNGYRFNRQTAILSKPGCMYYAEKVPTKQSDQQQIVCKIIPLDNFPRTRDKENFLANSIRIIRFVCGYNRPESRHRTFVRVYEIFKIESKIYIFMDECKGNNILQMIKHHEKFTQNEGRKWIESLCDAILFLHSRGVAHRSIKMENIIIHTNSKNNEPQHSQPKLCGLNRSVIYVDRMNSNKILKQKRETRSFDYYHLPPESFHRSNYNPAIADIWSLGVILIAIHTKRYVFNVKSKIDFNQQWKIFAKKHEINPIVANLLDGIFQNNPSKRLTLKSIMDHEYFRVAEEQQIEIKEQTETRMMMMMDKNNENENNKSNNVETTTPPPIQPNDEIVKQSADDESNTDKNNNNNNESPKTSNDHHQ from the coding sequence atgtcATCTACAGAAGGAACGCTAACACCAACTGCagccaataatgatgatgatgatagatcCTTATCTAGCAAACATCTTGATATTATTGCAATCGATCTATCTGAATTGGAATCACAATCAATGGCAAAAATTTGTCCAGATGAAACGAATCTAGAACAGAATGGTTATCGATTCAATAGACAAACAGCTATATTATCGAAACCAGGTTGTATGTATTATGCTGAAAAAGTTCCAACGAAACAATCCGATCAACAGCAAATTGTTTGTAAAATAATTCCATTGGATAATTTTCCACGTACACGTGATAAAGAGAattttttggccaattcTATTCGTATCATACGATTTGTTTGCGGTTATAATCGTCCAGAATCAAGACATAGGACATTCGTACGTGTTTATGAAATATTCAagattgaatcgaaaatcTACATTTTTATGGATGAATGTAAAGGCAATAATATTCTACAGATGATCAAAcatcatgaaaaatttacacAGAATGAAGGACGTAAATGGATCGAATCGCTTTGTGAtgccattttgtttttacatAGTCGTGGTGTTGCACATCGTTCtattaaaatggaaaatattattattcatacgAACAGCAAAAATAATGAACCACAACATTCACAGCCAAAACTATGCGGTTTGAATCGTTCGGTGATCTATGTTGATCGAATGAATTCGAATaagattttgaaacaaaaacgtgAAACAcgttcatttgattattatcatttgccACCAGAATCTTTTCATCGATCAAATTATAATCCAGCCATTGCTGATATTTGGTCACTTGGTGTTATACTCATAGCCATACATACAAAACGATATGTTTTTAatgtaaaatcaaaaattgatttcaatcaacaatggaaaatatttGCAAAGAAACATGAAATCAATCCAATTGTTGCAAATTTATTGGACGGTATTTTCCAGAATAATCCATCCAAACGATTaacattaaaatcaattatgGATCATGAATATTTTCGTGTGGCCGaagaacaacaaattgaaatcaaagaaCAGACCGAAACacgtatgatgatgatgatggataaaaataatgaaaatgaaaataacaaatcaaataatgttGAGACAACAACGCCGCCGCCAATACAACCGAATGATGAGATTGTAAAACAATcagctgatgatgaaagtaatacagataaaaacaacaacaacaacaacgaaagtCCGAAAACGTCAaacgaccaccaccaatga
- the LOC124494577 gene encoding uncharacterized protein LOC124494577: MTVNDEDESILELFQDYKKFCQKRINDPNSSKEEKILFMNKIIDNLFDQNEQLIGLIIETKQNAQIKSMEFHRFMLETATKTIDIGQALSSYELEMKNITQRKLPLFFNLIELIDDQSARLDSLDEENSQLKRDNQLLNDDVEKMNMELVQYKNIVCNLVDEHHHNDVQTTIENSLAITQQNSTDTTESSSLIKLFIDEKLTEQKTTVDSLVCASIIDELIDMVDNEQQQQQVITNSDDSKYLCNSTTTLSDSTSIADQWFEYSDGSETDFEDAWCNILMDMDNNNNNVHYPYKMNDFRFLSSMMLIMLNEIEHKNTVINEMKTEYCLNRKNFIELHYRFIERGLQMLKFLITLIDLMQQNDDFKTNLPMIQTMANKIENEIKQIVHYEEHTSITI, encoded by the exons ATGACAgtcaatgatgaagatgaatcaATCTTGGAATTGTTTCAAgattataaaaaattttgccaAAAGAGAATCAACGATCCAAATTCATCCAAAGAG gagaaaattttatttatgaataaaatcatcgataatcTATTTGATCAGAATGAACAATTAATTGGATTGataatcgaaacaaaacaaaatgctcaaattaaatcaatggAATTTCATCGATTCATGCTTGAAACGGCTACGAAAACAATCGACATAGGACAAGCGCTGTCATCTTACGAgctagaaatgaaaaacattacacaaagaaaattgcctttatttttcaatttaatcgaattaattgatgatcaatcagcTCGATTAGATAGTTTGGACGAAGAGAATAGCCAGCTTAAAAGGGACAATCAATtgctcaatgatgatgtcgaaaaaatgaatatggaACTTGTACAATATAAGAATATTGTTTGTAACCTGGTcgatgaacatcatcataatgatgtcCAGACAACTATTGAGAATAG TTTGGCTATTacacaacaaaattcaactgatacaacagaatcatcatctttaattaaattgtttatcgatgaaaaattaacTGAACAAAAAACGACAGTCGATTCATTGGTTTGTGCATCGATAATCGACGAGTTAATCGATATGGTtgataatgaacaacaacaacaacaagtaatAACAAATTCAGATGATTCGAAATATCTTTGCAATTCGACTACAACATTATCCGATTCAACATCGATCGCTGATCAATGGTTTGAATATTCGGATGGTTCGGAAACCGATTTCGAAGATGCCTGGTGCAATATATTAATGGacatggataataataataataatgttcattatccatataaaatgaatgattttcgttttctatcatcaatgatgttgatcatgTTGAATGAGATTGAACATAAAAATACTgtgataaatgaaatgaaaacagaatattgccttaatagaaaaaattttatcgagCTTCATTATCGTTTTATTGAACGTGGATTACAaatgttaaaatttttaatcacaCTTATCGATTTAATGCaacagaatgatgattttaaaacaaatttaCCAATGATACAAACGATGGCCAAtaagattgaaaatgaaatcaaacaaattgttCATTACGAAGAACATACATCAATCACTATTTGA